tttgaaagttgtaaaacttaattacattcttgaaataagttttaaaacttttaatgtacttatcccCGTACAAAATTGATCTACAAATCTAGGGGCACGAAAAGGACTCATCATGGACATAATCAATGTTCTTTTACAGATTTTCATGTCATTTTATAACTTAACTTATGGGTCAATTTTGGTAACTCTTATTGTTATTGATTCCGTCGAGAGCCAAAACACCATGACATTCACTTCGTCAATGAGTTCCCCAGTTAAGGTGATCAATTATGCCACGCGAAGAATGTCTTGGACTTGGGCCTACGTATGGACCTTTTTGTTCCTATAAGAGACGTTCAGGTTTGACCCCAAAGGTGATCAATTATGCCATGCGAAGAAAGCCTTGGAGTTGGGCCTAAGTATGGACCTTTTTGTTCCCATAAGAGACGTTCAGGTTTGACTCCATGAGGTTTATCCATCGAGGCTGCTTGTTTGACTGAAAGTTCAAAGTTTTTGGTCGGACGTTTGAATGAAGTAATTTCATTTACTGTTAGTAATATTTGCTTGTGCATCTAAAACTTTTTGGTCGGACGTTTCATCATGGATGTCATAGTTGTTGATGCGTGCGCATGTAATATAGACGGACCAAGCGAATTGGATAAAATAGTTGGaatgaaggaaaggaaattggacaccagatttacgtggttcggtctgAATATCGGAACCTACATCCATGGGGAGAGCAGTACGGAATTCCACTATAGAAACAAGTGATACACCAGAGATTACAATCACTCGAGTACTCAAACACACTCAGTGTTTCCCAACCCCCAAATTACACCAGGTAATtcacacagtgtttagccctTCACAATTCTCAGTGAAATCTCACTcaaggaattaaacaaattctactcaCAAAAATTTAACTGACTAAAATATTTGGATGTAATTTCAACGAGAAAATTTCTCTCTGCCGAGAGCTTCTGAAGCCTCACGACTTCTTTCTTcagctctctctccctcggccACCGAAATAACTCAGCTCGGCGCCATCTTCTCCTTCGCTCCTCTGCCTTTTAAGGACGAAGTGAGACAGAAAATATGAAACTCATTCGGCGCTCGCAATCACCACCGACGCCCACCAAAATTCACGGGCACGCATGCATGCATGGGACGCATTTAATAAGGCAGAAAACTTGCACCCATAATCTAAGCATAAAGTAAGGATGGCCGCCGTCGTCCAAGACCATCTCCACGACGTTGAACTccttcaaataatattttatcctttctttcctttgattgTCTGCAGctgaataaaataacaaaggaaagaagcaaggagttaaaggaagaagacaaaacaagCCCACAATTGGCTTTAGTCTTCCACGTCCATCCACCATGCATGCACATCCATGTGCATGCAATTAAAGAGTTAGAATAAAATAATGGTCTTCCCCTCTCGCGGCTGCACGCTCTCTTCATTCTTCACGCTTCTTCTGACAATTTCGGCCAACTCACATGGCTACTTTGACTCGCACGTGGTTGAGTTCACGCATTCTCGTTCAACGGGCTCAAATAGAGACATATTTTCAACAATCTCCACATTGGCTTGACGTTTGAGCCAAATCATAATCGCTTCAGTGGACACCTCGTTACTACTCTCCCACAACCCCATCAGGCTCAACCACCACAGAGTACTTCCAAGTTCAAGCCGCGCTTGAACTTTCTCATAGTCGTGGACCTCATCAAGACACCAACTCCACCTGCATAATTAGCTACTCCACAAGGATTTTCTGACATAACCTCCTGTATcacagataaagcaaaaccatcaTTGCTTTCATATCTGACGGTAGGTCGAACACGCACCTTGTCAAATTCAGTAGCTATAGCAACTGTTGGCTCTATCggctccacctcgctacaaGCATCATCTATGTCGATTATTACGCTAgtactcgctacctcaggagtttctggttgcAACTTCACCTTGAGCTGAACACCGTCCAGATCCATATTAACACTACCAAAAACACTCCTATCCAGAAGTACTGGAGACTTGTCAAATGTAACTTCTCTACTGtcaacaggtgaatttatatccgAGCACCAAACTGATTGCCCTACTCACCtcgtgcatagccatggaatatgcacattgCCCTCCTATCGAGCTTACAATCACTCACTTGAAAATAACACGAGCAaccaaacattttaaaaattgaattaccagcaacgttacctgaccacacttcttcaggagtccgccattcaatagcagttgatgaGAATCTATTCATCAGGTAGCTTACCGTACTAAGCACATcagctaggattctcctagcaacACCAGCACTAAAGATCATTTTACGGGCCGTCTCTAGTAATGTTATGcttatcaattctgcaaattgttgtgatttattggcactagtgcggtgtttcactatgccctctttcatgcagaatttatttacCAGCTCCACCAGCTCCGAgcagaactccatgctattgtcagtcagcacatgcttgatcgacttaccagtctttgtctcgatcaaagctctcgACCGCGTGATCCtgacaccagcatcaaacttgtgcatcGGCACAAACACTcaggtcttcctcgagcagtcAAAAGACTCGAACGGATGCATCCAACGTCTCGGGGCAAAACCCgtcactgtctcaccttgaagtttatacagcctccatgcttgattcctttcattatcaccagggcacctcgaacaaTCTTCAGAACTCCACATTCTGAAGAATACCTGCAACTagctgaatctagggcacctaaggaaattaagttctttttcaattctggaacatgTCTTACTCCAATCATTGTCCTCacaataccatcatgcattctgattttaatatcaccaacacccacaacatcgcactcagtgttgttccctaactgacctttaccactacccgtgcactgataagtgataaaccagttcCTATTTGGTGTAACGTGAAatgaacaaccagaatccattaTCCATCCGTCAAATGACGAATCCTCAGTGACAGACAAGACACAATCGACACCATCAGAATCATTCTCAGCTACAGCTGTAACATTTTCTATAGACTCAACTCTAATTCCTttacccttttcatttttcagcttAAATCAGTCTCTTCTACGATGCCCACTATTGCCACAATTCCAACAGACAATCCTACTAGTCCTAGACTGACTTCATCTGTTCATGTTCTTGCTAACACGTGTGCTAGTTCTTCCTCTACCTTCACCTATTAAAGCAGTAGACACGGGTTCACCAGATTCTTTCCTACGAATGTCTTCACTCAGAATCAAATTACGAACCTCATCAAATGTCAAGCTTCttgacccagaggaattactaacagcagtaacaGTAGTATTCTAACTATCAGGTAATGAGGATAATAAAATCAAcgcacgtacctcatcttcaaagttaaTCTCAACCGAACTCAATAGGTTAACGACCTCATTGAATTCAGTGATATGTTCAGCTACTGACGTACCTTCGCCCATTTTTAAGTGAAACAGATGTTGCATTAAATAGACCTTATTGATCGCAGAAGGTTTCTCGTACATATTCGACAAGGCTTTCATCAGTCCCGCAGTGGTTTTCTCCTTCACGATGTTAAAtgcgacgttacgagccaacgcCATCCGAATAATACCCATCGCTTGTCTATCCAGCAATTCCCACTCGGCATCCTTCATCAAGTCTAGTTTCTCCCTAGATAAGGGCAAGTGCAAATTTCTTTGGTACAGACAATCTTCAATATGCATCTTCCAGAAAgcaaaatccttcccatcaaatcggTCGATTCTCACATTCCCTTCTTCTATCGTTACTGATTCGCTTCACGTCAGCCAAaccaggctctgataccacttgttgatGCACACGAGTATAATATAGACGGACCAAGCGAATCGGATAAAATCATCGGaatgaaggaaaggaaatcggacaccggatttacgtgaTTTAGTCCGAATATCagaacctacgtccacggggagagcagtaCGGAATTCCACTATAGAAACAAGCGATACACCAGAGATTACAATCACTCGAGTACTCAAACACACTCAGTATTTCTTAGCCCCCAAATTACACCCAAATAActcacacagtgtttagccctTCACAATTCCCAGTGAAATCTCACTcaaggaattaaacaaattctactAACGAGAATTTAACTGATTAAAACACTCGGATGTAATTTCAACGAGAAAATTTCTCTCTGCCGAGAGCTTCTGAAGCCTCACGACTTCTTTCTTCAGCTCTCTCCCTCGGCCACCGAAATAACTCAGCGCGGCGCCATCTTCTCCTTCGCTCCTCTGCCTTTTAAGGACGAAGTGAGACAGAAAATATGAAACTCATTCGGCGCTCGCAATCACCACTGACGCCCACCAAAATTCACGGGCACGCATGCATGCATGGGACGCATTTAATAAGGCAGAAAACTTGCACCCATAATCTAAGCATAAAGTAAGGATGGCCGCCGTCGTCCAAGACCATCTCCACGACGTTGAACTccttcaaataatattttatcctttctttcctttgattgTCTGCAGctgaataaaataacaaaggaaagaagcaagGAGTTAAAGGAAGAACACAAAACAAGCCCACAATTGGCTTTAGTCTTCCACGTCCATCCACCATGCATGCACGTCCATGTGCATTCAATTAAAGAGttagaataaaataatgatCTTCCCCACTCGCGGCTGCACGCTCTCTTCATTCTTCACGCTTGCGCTCATAGATCCGCATGTGATCTTCTGACAATTTCGGCCAATTCACATGCGCTACTTTGAGTCGCACGTGATTGAGTTCACGCATTCTCGTTCAACGGGCTCAAAtcgagacatattttcaacAATAGTTAAGCCGCATCGTAAAAGTGACACATTGCGTAGTAAGCGTAATAAGCGTGACCTTCGAGACTATTGTGAGTCGAAGTTGAGAATCAGATACAAGACGGTGTACGATGATGCGACCTCCTATACTGGAATCGCTAAGTGAATATTCTGCTAACGACATGGAcagcctttttttcttttcttttttgtagtttttggcCGCCCCTCAGGTTGGACaaaaagaacattaaaaaattctctcaGTTGCCTTTAAAAGGCTCAAACGCGCTGTGGCAATTCATCAAGCAAAGAGCACCCGCTTGAGAGAGTAGCTTAAAAACAGAGTTTTGCTCTTGGTGTGTGTGGTCTGAGCGGTATAGAGCTGAGAGAGATAGTTGGAACAAAAATGGTTTCCCAAATCCCAGTGATAGTGTTCTCCGAGGAACGCACGAAACCGGGGACAAGTTCATGGGAGAAAACTTGCAAAGTGATCGTGCAGGCTCTTGAGGATCACGGGTGCTTCATCGTTGATCACCCCAACGTCCCTCTTGGCCTTCATGACACTGTCTTTAGTGTCGCCGAGGATCTCTTCGACCTCCCCCATGAAACCAAGATCAAGAACACCAACTTCAAGCCTTCCCATGGCTACATCACCAAAGTCCCTGGGACTCCTCTCCTGAGGGCATGAACATCGACGGTGCCGAGAAGCTTGAAGAGTGTGAAAGTTCACCTCTATCATGTGGCCCTCTGGAAATGACCACTTCTGGTACTGATCTTTCTCCCTTTATGTATGATACTAAAGGTATAAGAGACTTCGATAAAAGAGGTCTCGAATGCTCATTTACCATCTGCAACATCACTTTTAATCAATATCTTCTAACCCCATATCAATATGCTTCATATTAATCTAATGTTTTGATGAACGGAGCACCTTCATCTTGTCTCCGTAGAAAAATTACAGTGGTGTGATAAACTTAAGTCTTAGCTTGATCATATAGGCAAAATCATTCGAGATGCAGAAAGCGAGGTGTTCAGTATATATGTTAACTTTTATATGCTTTGGTATTTAacctaataaaaattattgccTCGCAtaacaaacgcgtttggtttACAAAATATGACCAGAGTTGGGCTCTCCAGCAGGCTTTTAGCTTATCAAGGGCATcgagaaaaacattaaaaaaaaaaaatggaggttGGTGCGCTAAGTTTGACTACTCCAGTTTAACTTCTCTGTTTGTCTTTGGCTGCAGCAAAACTGTTCATGACTATGGCAAATTCATAGCTGAGATAGAGAAAGTAGTATTCGGGATGGTCTGCGAGAGTTACGGTGTCGAAAAATGCTTTGACCCTTACATCGAATCCTGCACGTACCTCCTACGATTCTTGAAGTACAAAAAAACCAGCAGACCTTGACGCTAACGTGAACCCGATCGCTCATACAGACAAGAGCTTTTTGTCCTACTTGCACCAGAACAACATTAGGGGCTTGGAAGTGAGGACCAAAGACGGGGAGTGGTTCACTTTCGAGCCCTCGGCTTCGACTTTCATGGTCATGGCCGGTGATGCATGTGTGGTGAGTCACTTATTTGCTCGTGAAAACTCTTCTTAGCACTAGTTTGCACAAGTTAGttaaaatcatttctaattttgtgtGGTCCATTCTTGATCAGGCATGGAGCAATGGGAGGATCAAAGCTTGTTACCACCGAGTGGCAGTTAGAGAAGAGAGTCAAGTGAGATACTCTCTCGGGACATTCTCGTACATCTCGGGGATAATCGAGAGCCCCGAGGAGTTCATCAACAAAGCACACCCACGGCAATACAAGCCTTTCAATCACATCGATTTCCTTTGCTACTATGACTCTAGTGACAACCGCATCAAGGCCGAGAGCCTCATCAAGTCCTACTGTGGAGTTCAGGCCAATTAGCGCTCATCATTAATTCAGAATTAATATAGTCTTCGCCTGTTAATGTGAAATAAGAAGAGATTGAGGAGACTGCAGTCTCTcaatcttctttgttctttttttgtgaaataaagaggtataaaaaagtcaaaaggtcATTGATGCAGAGGTTATTTGAGGCATATTTCTTGCCGCAAATCGGGTGTTGTCCACCCGCGTTACGAAATTAATGGAGCTTCCTTTATTCCTTTCCAAGAACCGATTTGATTTCCTTGCTGCATAAAATGATGTTTTACGTCTACAAGGACATATGACTCAAAAGTCCTTGTCATGTGTTCACTGAAAAGTCTTTTGGCATTTATTCActtcactaatcttggattttTCTTGCCAAAGAAAGAATTCATACAAAGACAGTTCACGAATTCATACAAAGACAGTTcacctactttttttttttttatgaaaagtatCATAAGATTCGATACAGAAGATTGTCATCTTTTATATATAGCTCAAGTCTCGATCATGCCTTCACAGCCAACTTTAACGTGTAATTTCATTCTCGCACTTTGTCTTGATAATCAAATTTTATCTAAGCTGGTTTATAATAAAGGAGAAGGTATCCCAACACCATCTAGAAATTTTGATTACATTTAGAAGGCTGGATTAAACATACTGATCCAGATTGGTTGGTGGCACATGATCAATATAATATATGCTCATTCTAAACATGAACTTTTGCAAGTAGGATAAATTATGCATTTGGTTTAGCATTCCCGAGGAACTTTTGCCCCCAAAGTCCATTAGAAAAATGCTAGACTGTTTGACAACTGTCTTAAATGAGCTTTCGATTAAATGCTAGCCTTGAGAAGGCTGAAAGCCGAATACTAGTAGGGACTAGCATTGAGTTTTCAGCATTTAGCcaaatactaaaattaattgtttccttccaaaattatccttaccaatttttcaaattttcgattttgtccttggttaaatttttttattaaaaataaaaataaaagacaaccCTTCACTGGACAAATGAAAGGCTACGGCAATCGGCAAGCCAGATCTAGTACCGACGACCATTGGTTGAGGTCGCCTGAGATAGAGCAACCTCCGATGAGGGTTACGCGACCCAGCCAAGGGCCATCGAAGGTCACATGATCTCAGGCGACCCTCAGTGAGGGTTGCTCTACCCAAGTAATGTGTGACCTTTGCAAGACCAGGCGAGGGCCGCTTGAAGCCACAAGACCTAGGTGGTGGACGCCGAGGTCACTACTTGGGTCAAGTGACCCTTGCTAAGGGTCACCCAAGGTCATGCAACCTTTGGCGACCTCAACCAACGGCCGCCAACGAGATAGATCTGGCTTGCTAACAGCCATAGCCCTTCGTAGGTCGGGCGAAGGGTTTggttcatttttccaaaaaaaaagaaaagataaatatatatacccaaagcccattgcaaaagtttatttgtcaaacacacattcaacttaaagtccatttgcaaagagattttaccaaacacaatttgcatttccatAAATAGCTTTgactttcagcatttgcattataCTTAAAACTCATTTGCAAAGTTAAACCAAATGCAGCCAAAGTAAGAACCACAACCAGATCACATGTTCCTTTGCTCATTTTGCAGCAACGAGGAACATTTTCATCCGATTGCCTTCGTTATTTTCATTTGGCGAGAAAGATCGAAACCTTGGTGGATATCTAGTGTAATGAAGTTGTAGAGCATTTCATCATGTTGCTACTAATGACTCCGGTGGTGGCCGCATTTGACACTTCTACATCAGAGCATTATACCATCAGTTATCGGCATGCTTGTTGCACAACGA
The window above is part of the Eucalyptus grandis isolate ANBG69807.140 chromosome 6, ASM1654582v1, whole genome shotgun sequence genome. Proteins encoded here:
- the LOC120294446 gene encoding 2-oxoglutarate-dependent dioxygenase AOP3-like; this encodes MNIDGAEKLEECESSPLSCGPLEMTTSGTDLSPFIKTVHDYGKFIAEIEKVVFGMVCETDLDANVNPIAHTDKSFLSYLHQNNIRGLEVRTKDGEWFTFEPSASTFMVMAGDACVAWSNGRIKACYHRVAVREESQVRYSLGTFSYISGIIESPEEFINKAHPRQYKPFNHIDFLCYYDSSDNRIKAESLIKSYCGVQAN